The following are from one region of the Vicinamibacterales bacterium genome:
- a CDS encoding cytochrome c: MSRPRTHLITVLAGAALLEVAVSTAHAQQPLSGRTGREVFETICVTCHGPDGRGGVNPALERIVKPPDFTDCAFAAREPDRGFLAVAHQGGAARGFSPLMAPWGGTFTEQELALAIGHIRTFCSDQRWPRGELNLPRPLVTAKAFPEDEAVVSASAQSGNVITKVHYERRFGPLNQLEVIVPISSVDAGSGRSSGLGDLALEYKRTLAHSLSRGNIVSLTGEVVLPTGSTTRGLGKGYPVFEPFATYGQLLPANSFIQVQAGFALPLEREHDDEIFWRAAIGTSLEAPRFGRVWSPMLEVLAARPLVSGAKIAWDVLPGAQVTLNARQHVRLAAGLRLPVTDAGTRKKSVIVYLLWDWYEGGFFQGW; this comes from the coding sequence ATGTCGCGACCGCGAACCCATCTGATCACCGTCCTGGCCGGCGCAGCGCTGCTCGAGGTCGCTGTTTCCACTGCGCACGCGCAACAACCTCTGTCGGGCCGGACCGGGCGCGAGGTGTTCGAGACGATCTGTGTGACCTGCCACGGACCCGACGGCCGCGGCGGCGTGAATCCCGCGCTCGAGCGCATCGTCAAGCCGCCGGACTTCACTGATTGCGCCTTCGCGGCCCGCGAGCCGGATCGAGGATTCCTGGCGGTCGCGCATCAGGGGGGCGCGGCGCGCGGCTTCTCGCCGCTGATGGCGCCGTGGGGCGGGACGTTCACCGAGCAGGAGCTGGCGCTCGCGATCGGCCACATCCGGACCTTCTGCAGCGATCAGCGGTGGCCCCGCGGCGAGCTGAACCTGCCGCGGCCCCTGGTGACGGCAAAGGCGTTTCCCGAAGACGAAGCGGTCGTCAGCGCGTCCGCCCAGTCGGGAAACGTGATCACGAAGGTCCACTACGAGCGGCGGTTCGGTCCGTTGAACCAGCTCGAGGTGATCGTCCCCATCTCGTCGGTCGACGCCGGGTCGGGCCGTTCATCCGGACTGGGCGACCTCGCCCTCGAGTACAAGCGCACGCTGGCCCACAGCCTGTCGCGCGGCAACATCGTCAGCCTCACCGGCGAAGTCGTGCTGCCCACCGGGAGCACCACGCGCGGACTCGGAAAGGGGTATCCGGTCTTCGAACCGTTCGCCACCTACGGGCAGCTCCTCCCGGCCAACAGCTTCATCCAGGTCCAGGCGGGATTCGCTCTGCCGCTGGAGCGCGAGCATGACGACGAGATCTTCTGGCGCGCGGCCATCGGCACGTCGCTGGAGGCGCCGCGCTTCGGCCGCGTCTGGTCTCCGATGCTCGAGGTGCTGGCCGCACGACCGCTCGTCTCGGGCGCGAAGATCGCGTGGGATGTGCTTCCCGGCGCGCAAGTCACGCTCAACGCGCGCCAGCACGTACGGCTGGCGGCAGGTCTGCGGCTGCCGGTGACGGATGCCGGGACCCGCAAGAAGAGCGTGATCGTCTACCTGCTGTGGGATTGGTACGAAGGAGGCTTCTTTCAGGGCTGGTAA
- a CDS encoding glycosyltransferase family 39 protein, producing the protein MSRPDSGAHHPLARMELLAIAGATLLLHAAAGARYGYFRDELYYLACSDHLALGYVDHPPLSIAVLRLARLVLGDSLWAIRLPAWLAAAATVFVTGLLARQIGGARFAQILAALCVVVGPVYLGVGHFFSMNALDLLFWSVSALAFVHAISSTRPAWWVALGVLLGLGLLNKISVLWLGAGMAAVLLLTGARRHLTTAGPWLTAAIAGALFLPHVVWQIQHGWPTLEFIENATTRKMSPVAPLEFLANQIVVQHPITLPVWTAGLLLLFRRGGQRLDARALVWLFVVPAAILLVSGTARANYLSPAFPMIFAAGAVAIERMVQRQWLRAGMVVAIVAAGAVTAPAGLPVLPVETFIRYAAALRLAPRAEEKTRVGLLPQHYADQFGWPELAREVSAVYAGLSPDERGRCAILATNYGRAGAIDFFGRELGLPRAISGHNSYYLWGPRDYTGDVMIIVGGSYEDHAPDFEQVVEMRAVRCRYCMPYEDGVRIFVCRRLKMPLRDAWRSIKDYI; encoded by the coding sequence GTGTCGAGGCCTGACTCGGGCGCGCATCACCCGCTTGCGCGGATGGAGCTGCTGGCGATCGCCGGCGCGACGCTCCTGCTGCACGCCGCCGCCGGTGCTCGCTACGGCTACTTCCGTGACGAGTTGTACTACCTCGCCTGCAGCGACCATCTCGCGCTCGGCTACGTCGACCACCCGCCGCTTTCGATCGCGGTGCTCCGGCTCGCGCGACTGGTCCTCGGCGACAGCCTCTGGGCGATCCGCCTGCCGGCCTGGCTCGCGGCGGCGGCGACCGTGTTCGTGACGGGACTGCTCGCGCGGCAGATTGGCGGCGCCAGGTTCGCGCAGATTCTCGCGGCACTCTGCGTTGTCGTCGGACCGGTCTACCTCGGCGTCGGGCATTTCTTCTCGATGAACGCCCTGGACCTGCTCTTCTGGTCCGTGTCCGCGCTGGCTTTCGTGCACGCGATCTCCTCGACGCGGCCGGCGTGGTGGGTCGCGCTCGGCGTGTTGCTGGGGCTCGGACTCCTGAACAAGATCAGCGTGCTCTGGCTCGGCGCCGGCATGGCGGCGGTGCTGCTCCTGACGGGCGCGCGCCGGCATCTGACGACGGCGGGGCCCTGGCTGACCGCGGCGATCGCCGGTGCGCTGTTCCTGCCGCACGTGGTCTGGCAGATCCAGCATGGATGGCCGACGCTCGAGTTCATCGAGAACGCAACCACCCGGAAGATGTCGCCGGTCGCCCCGCTGGAGTTCCTGGCGAACCAGATCGTGGTCCAGCACCCGATCACGCTCCCGGTGTGGACCGCGGGCCTGCTGCTGCTGTTTCGCCGCGGCGGCCAGCGTCTCGACGCTCGCGCGCTGGTGTGGCTGTTCGTTGTGCCGGCGGCGATCCTGCTGGTCTCGGGTACCGCGCGCGCGAACTACTTGAGCCCGGCGTTCCCGATGATCTTTGCCGCCGGCGCGGTCGCGATTGAACGCATGGTGCAGCGGCAATGGCTCCGCGCTGGGATGGTCGTCGCGATTGTCGCAGCCGGCGCCGTCACTGCGCCGGCAGGGCTGCCGGTGCTTCCCGTGGAGACGTTCATCCGGTATGCGGCGGCGCTGAGGCTTGCGCCGCGGGCCGAGGAGAAGACACGCGTCGGGCTGCTGCCGCAGCACTATGCGGACCAGTTCGGATGGCCGGAGCTGGCGCGCGAGGTGAGTGCCGTGTACGCCGGGCTCTCACCGGACGAGCGCGGACGTTGCGCGATCCTGGCCACGAACTACGGCCGCGCCGGCGCGATCGACTTCTTCGGACGCGAGCTCGGCCTGCCGCGCGCGATCAGCGGGCACAACAGCTACTACCTCTGGGGTCCACGCGACTACACCGGGGACGTGATGATCATCGTCGGCGGGTCGTATGAAGACCACGCGCCCGATTTCGAGCAGGTGGTCGAGATGCGTGCCGTGCGATGCCGCTATTGCATGCCGTACGAGGACGGCGTCCGCATCTTCGTCTGCCGGCGCCTCAAGATGCCGCTGCGCGACGCCTGGCGGTCGATCAAGGACTACATCTAG
- a CDS encoding protein kinase, translating to MPLPAGTRIGSYEIVSALGAGGMGEVYRATDTTLKRQVAIKVLPAHVVLDPDRLARFRREAEILAALNHSNIAHVFGLETPNESPALVMELVEGPTLADRLAQGPIPPGEALAIARQIAEAVEAAHEQGIVHRDLKPANVKVRADGVVKVLDFGLAKAFDPVDGPAATAASTISIPATLPGVVLGTPAYMSPEQARGDRAGRQSDIWSFGVVLYEMLTGVSPFRRPTTTDTLASVVGADPDYSTLPSDVPVIARHLIRRCLEKDQRLRLKHIGDARLEVDDAIAALRSGSDRAGSAPRAARSRPWQLAAIIGTIALAALGGWWAGHRAAPRGAAPLIRLSIPSLDAPVALPFGVRRVAISADGMQVAYSAASRLWIRRLDRKDASTVDIEAWNPFFSPAGDWVGFFSTAGDGPGLKKVAVGGGAPVSIAPMSERPFGAAWGRDGTIVYATSVGLYQVAENGGGARLLARPDPRRKERAYAWPRFLPDGRAVLFTIVPVESIDTAEIALLDLATLQTTIILRGGTDAQYLPTGHLIYATGQALSAVAFDAERRQLRGNPARVPDLEMATAADNGAAPYDVSGTGTLVAIRPELSTDLRRAMSWVDRQGKEETLPLPPDRYSNPRISPDGTRIAVDLVGATRNVWIWNLERRSLTKLTDGPTEDLLPVWSPDGSRIFFASNRTGNFNLYSQAADGAAPATLVYAAPGTQMTNAVTPDGTRLIAVKNFSDLSVLHLTRHGRLEPLLNTGARTWIGAVSPDGKWIAYESQESGRQVEIFLRPFPDASGRREKVSIDGGRFPAWGSKDSGELYYVDPGGAVMAAAVTLSPSLTLGRVTKLFDWEKPPRGISGRPYDISPIDGRFLMLKPAVRNPNGFVDISVVLNWTQELQRITGR from the coding sequence GTGCCTTTGCCCGCGGGGACGCGGATCGGATCCTACGAAATCGTCTCCGCCCTGGGTGCCGGCGGGATGGGCGAGGTCTATCGCGCGACGGACACGACCCTGAAGCGTCAGGTGGCCATCAAGGTGCTGCCGGCTCACGTCGTGCTCGATCCCGATCGCCTGGCGCGGTTCCGCCGCGAAGCGGAGATCCTCGCCGCCCTCAATCATTCGAACATCGCGCACGTCTTCGGTCTGGAGACGCCGAACGAGAGCCCGGCGCTCGTGATGGAGCTGGTCGAAGGGCCGACGCTCGCGGATCGTCTCGCGCAGGGACCGATTCCTCCGGGAGAAGCGCTCGCCATCGCCAGGCAGATTGCCGAAGCCGTCGAAGCGGCGCACGAGCAGGGCATCGTCCACCGCGATCTCAAGCCCGCAAACGTGAAGGTGCGCGCCGACGGCGTCGTCAAGGTCCTCGACTTCGGCCTGGCGAAGGCGTTCGATCCCGTCGACGGTCCGGCAGCCACGGCGGCCTCGACGATCTCGATCCCGGCGACGCTGCCGGGCGTGGTTCTCGGCACGCCGGCCTACATGAGTCCCGAACAGGCGAGAGGCGATCGCGCCGGCCGGCAGTCGGACATCTGGTCCTTCGGCGTCGTGCTCTACGAAATGCTGACCGGCGTCTCTCCGTTCCGGCGGCCGACGACCACCGACACGCTGGCGAGCGTCGTCGGCGCCGACCCCGACTACTCGACCTTGCCTTCCGATGTCCCCGTCATCGCGCGCCATTTGATTCGCCGCTGTCTCGAGAAGGATCAGCGGCTCCGTCTGAAGCACATCGGCGATGCCAGGCTCGAGGTCGATGACGCCATCGCGGCGCTCAGGTCCGGCTCCGATCGGGCGGGGTCTGCGCCTCGCGCCGCGCGCTCCCGCCCGTGGCAGCTCGCCGCCATCATCGGAACGATCGCGCTGGCGGCACTCGGCGGCTGGTGGGCCGGGCACCGTGCTGCGCCGCGCGGTGCCGCGCCCCTCATCCGCCTGTCGATCCCCTCCCTCGATGCACCGGTCGCATTGCCGTTCGGCGTCCGTCGGGTGGCCATCTCGGCGGACGGGATGCAGGTCGCGTACAGCGCGGCCAGCCGGCTGTGGATTCGCCGCCTCGATCGGAAGGACGCCAGCACCGTCGATATCGAGGCATGGAATCCGTTCTTCTCGCCGGCGGGCGACTGGGTCGGTTTCTTCTCCACCGCAGGGGACGGACCCGGACTGAAGAAGGTGGCGGTCGGCGGCGGCGCGCCGGTGTCGATCGCGCCGATGTCGGAGCGCCCGTTCGGGGCAGCCTGGGGGCGCGACGGCACGATCGTGTACGCCACGTCCGTCGGTCTCTACCAGGTCGCCGAGAACGGCGGAGGCGCCAGGCTCCTCGCCAGGCCGGATCCACGGAGGAAGGAACGCGCCTACGCCTGGCCCCGGTTCCTGCCCGACGGTCGAGCCGTGCTGTTCACCATCGTCCCTGTCGAGTCGATCGATACCGCGGAGATCGCGCTGCTCGATCTGGCCACGCTCCAGACCACCATCATTCTCAGAGGCGGCACGGACGCGCAGTACCTTCCGACCGGGCACTTGATCTACGCGACTGGTCAGGCGCTGAGCGCCGTGGCCTTCGACGCAGAGAGACGTCAGCTGCGGGGGAATCCGGCGAGAGTGCCGGATCTCGAGATGGCCACCGCGGCGGACAACGGCGCGGCTCCGTACGACGTCTCCGGTACCGGCACGCTGGTGGCGATCCGCCCGGAACTGTCGACGGACCTGCGGCGGGCGATGTCATGGGTCGATCGGCAGGGAAAGGAAGAAACGCTCCCGCTGCCACCGGACAGGTACTCGAATCCGCGGATTTCACCGGATGGCACCCGCATCGCCGTCGATCTCGTCGGCGCGACGCGGAACGTCTGGATCTGGAATCTCGAACGGCGGAGTCTCACGAAATTGACCGATGGTCCGACCGAGGACCTGTTGCCGGTCTGGAGTCCCGACGGAAGCCGCATCTTCTTCGCGTCGAATCGAACCGGGAACTTCAACCTCTACTCGCAGGCGGCGGACGGCGCGGCACCCGCGACGCTGGTGTACGCGGCTCCAGGCACGCAGATGACGAACGCCGTCACGCCGGACGGCACGCGGCTGATCGCCGTCAAGAACTTCAGCGACCTCAGCGTTCTCCACCTGACGCGCCATGGGCGGCTGGAGCCGCTGCTGAACACCGGCGCCAGGACGTGGATCGGAGCGGTGTCGCCCGACGGCAAGTGGATCGCCTACGAGTCGCAGGAGTCGGGCCGGCAGGTGGAGATCTTCCTTCGCCCGTTTCCGGATGCCAGCGGCCGGCGCGAGAAGGTGTCTATCGACGGCGGGCGCTTTCCCGCATGGGGTTCGAAGGACAGCGGCGAGCTGTACTACGTGGATCCCGGCGGGGCGGTGATGGCGGCCGCGGTCACGCTGTCGCCGTCCCTGACGCTCGGCCGGGTGACGAAGCTGTTCGACTGGGAGAAGCCGCCGCGGGGAATATCCGGCAGGCCGTACGACATCTCGCCGATCGACGGACGGTTCCTCATGTTGAAGCCCGCGGTCAGGAACCCGAACGGCTTCGTCGACATCTCGGTCGTGCTGAACTGGACGCAGGAGTTGCAGCGCATCACCGGGAGATGA
- a CDS encoding sulfite exporter TauE/SafE family protein, with translation MNIDVALTLAAFGIGVIVGLTGMGGGALMTPVLVLFFNVLPLTAVSSDLVASAVMKPVGSIVHLRRGTVHLGLVKWLCIGSVPAAFCGVLLARALGDGEQVQGVIRTALATALLVSAAGLMVRAYMRLVEHARVRDGRAAPLPQGRPRLAVRPLPVLVIGIVGGLVVGMTSVGSGSLIIIGLMALYPRLKASELVGTDLVQAVPLVASAAIGHIIFGDFQLDLTTSLLLGSIPGVWVGAQLSARAPGGLVRRALGFVLLASALRLLNVSMRDTGLILLAVAVLAPVLWMIVRRRHGFPALARGDDPEE, from the coding sequence TTGAACATCGACGTTGCGCTCACGCTCGCCGCGTTCGGGATCGGCGTCATCGTCGGTCTCACCGGCATGGGCGGTGGGGCGCTGATGACGCCCGTGCTCGTGCTGTTCTTCAACGTGTTGCCGCTGACCGCCGTGTCGTCGGATCTGGTGGCGAGCGCGGTGATGAAGCCGGTCGGCTCGATCGTGCACCTGCGGCGGGGCACCGTCCACCTCGGCCTGGTGAAGTGGCTGTGCATCGGGTCCGTTCCGGCGGCGTTCTGCGGCGTGCTGCTGGCTCGCGCCCTCGGCGACGGCGAGCAGGTGCAGGGGGTGATCCGCACCGCGCTGGCGACTGCCTTGTTGGTGTCGGCCGCCGGCCTGATGGTCCGCGCCTACATGCGCCTGGTCGAGCACGCTCGGGTTCGCGACGGACGCGCCGCGCCGCTGCCGCAGGGACGCCCCCGCCTGGCCGTGCGCCCGCTGCCGGTCCTCGTCATCGGCATCGTCGGCGGCCTGGTCGTCGGCATGACGTCGGTCGGGTCGGGCTCGCTCATCATCATCGGATTGATGGCGCTGTATCCCCGGCTGAAAGCGAGCGAGCTCGTGGGCACCGATCTGGTGCAGGCGGTCCCGCTGGTGGCGTCAGCCGCGATCGGTCACATCATCTTTGGGGACTTTCAACTGGACCTGACGACCTCCCTGCTGCTGGGCAGCATCCCTGGCGTGTGGGTGGGCGCGCAACTCTCGGCGCGCGCACCCGGCGGACTGGTGCGGCGCGCCCTCGGATTCGTCCTGCTGGCCAGCGCACTGAGACTGCTGAACGTCTCGATGCGCGACACCGGCCTCATCCTCCTGGCGGTCGCCGTCCTCGCGCCGGTGCTCTGGATGATCGTGCGGCGGCGCCACGGTTTCCCGGCGCTGGCGCGCGGCGACGATCCGGAGGAATGA
- a CDS encoding ABC transporter permease: MAGVESWIRDFKHAARGLARTPGFTLTVVATLALAIGANASIFSIVKVVLLEPLPYPHAERLVHVGGTAPGTDQPEEFGVPDELYFAYRDGVPGIEDAGIYGIGSSTTRAEGQVDQLFVTQATPSVFTTLGAVPLLGRLPADTDDGRVVALSHWLWENWFHSDPNVIGKSYFFAGQNRQVIGVMRPEFRFPDERVAFWVPLAIRPAQVTPGGFGPRMIARMRPGADRAALVAQMEPLARRVQQRLGGPAPYARIMERHRPVVKPLRDQMVGKIAGALWILLGTVGIVFLVACVNIANLFTVRAENRRVELSVRRALGARRADLVRPQLTEALLLAAAGGAAGALIAWIGVPLLVKAAPDAVAGGFAGAPIPGLATAHLDRWSLLFTAGISVLAACAFGLLPAFRASGPRLGTLQQAGRGIVGRGSVTRDALVALQTASALVLLVGAALLMRSVVQLSRVDAGYETKGIFTFQIAAGGPDLNNRAAVSRFQYVFMDRLAALPGVESVGFISTLPLDEGAGSVNVTTRRIQASGAEAPLVRNAAAGGKYFQTMGIELERGRYFERMEEELGTPNVIISETAANVLFPGEEPLGQQIRPAASTNDIWYTVIGVVEDVLVDDLRRTSREPMVYLPGASTSPAYVIKSARADTLAPEVRAIIREVVPQSPMYRVFTMQDLAAKATATLSFTMIMVSIAAVLALILGAVGLYAVLSYGVTRRTQEIGVRMALGAAAQSVRWMFVWQGTRVALAGVAAGALAAMALTRYIQTLLFGVARLDPLAFAGMSAVMLAVAFLASYVPARRASRVDPLVALRRE; the protein is encoded by the coding sequence ATGGCTGGCGTGGAATCCTGGATAAGAGACTTCAAGCACGCGGCGCGCGGCCTGGCCCGCACCCCCGGCTTCACGCTCACCGTCGTGGCGACGCTCGCGCTCGCCATCGGCGCGAATGCCTCCATATTCAGCATCGTCAAGGTGGTGCTGCTCGAGCCCTTGCCGTATCCGCACGCCGAGCGGCTCGTCCACGTTGGCGGCACGGCGCCGGGGACCGATCAGCCCGAGGAGTTCGGCGTTCCGGACGAGCTGTACTTCGCATACCGCGACGGCGTGCCGGGAATCGAGGACGCGGGCATCTACGGGATCGGGTCGTCGACCACTCGCGCGGAAGGCCAGGTCGACCAGCTGTTCGTGACCCAGGCCACGCCGTCGGTCTTCACCACGCTTGGGGCCGTGCCGCTGCTCGGGCGGCTGCCTGCCGATACGGACGACGGGCGCGTCGTCGCCCTCAGCCATTGGCTGTGGGAGAACTGGTTCCATTCCGATCCGAACGTCATCGGCAAGAGCTACTTCTTCGCCGGACAGAACCGCCAGGTGATCGGCGTCATGCGGCCGGAGTTCCGCTTTCCCGACGAGCGCGTCGCCTTCTGGGTGCCGCTCGCGATTCGGCCGGCGCAGGTGACGCCGGGCGGGTTCGGGCCGCGCATGATCGCGCGGATGCGGCCGGGAGCCGATCGCGCGGCGCTGGTGGCGCAGATGGAACCGCTCGCGCGCCGCGTCCAGCAGCGGCTGGGCGGACCCGCGCCCTACGCCCGGATCATGGAGCGACACCGGCCGGTGGTGAAGCCACTGCGCGACCAGATGGTCGGCAAGATCGCCGGCGCACTCTGGATTCTGCTCGGCACGGTGGGCATCGTGTTTCTGGTCGCGTGCGTGAACATCGCCAACCTGTTCACGGTCCGCGCGGAGAACCGCCGAGTCGAACTGTCGGTGCGCCGCGCACTGGGCGCGCGGCGAGCCGATCTCGTGCGTCCGCAATTGACCGAGGCGCTCCTTCTTGCCGCAGCGGGCGGGGCCGCCGGCGCGCTCATCGCGTGGATTGGCGTCCCGCTCCTCGTCAAGGCGGCGCCTGATGCGGTTGCGGGCGGATTTGCCGGCGCCCCCATTCCCGGACTCGCCACGGCGCACCTCGATCGCTGGTCGCTGCTCTTCACGGCCGGCATTTCGGTCCTGGCCGCGTGTGCCTTCGGCCTGCTGCCGGCGTTCCGCGCGTCGGGCCCGCGGCTGGGCACTCTCCAGCAGGCCGGCCGCGGCATCGTCGGCCGCGGCAGCGTGACCCGCGACGCGCTCGTCGCGCTCCAGACCGCCTCGGCGCTCGTGCTGCTCGTCGGCGCCGCGCTGCTCATGCGGAGCGTGGTGCAGCTCAGTCGAGTCGACGCCGGGTACGAAACGAAAGGGATCTTCACGTTTCAAATCGCGGCCGGCGGGCCCGATCTGAACAACCGCGCCGCGGTCTCGCGGTTCCAGTACGTCTTCATGGATCGCCTGGCCGCATTGCCGGGCGTCGAGTCCGTCGGGTTCATCTCGACACTGCCGCTCGACGAGGGCGCGGGGAGCGTGAACGTCACGACGCGCAGGATTCAGGCCAGCGGCGCGGAAGCGCCGCTGGTGCGGAACGCGGCCGCCGGCGGCAAGTACTTCCAGACCATGGGGATCGAACTCGAGCGCGGGCGGTACTTCGAGCGGATGGAAGAGGAGCTGGGCACGCCGAACGTCATCATCAGCGAAACGGCCGCGAACGTCCTGTTTCCCGGCGAAGAGCCGCTCGGTCAGCAGATCCGCCCGGCTGCGTCCACCAACGACATTTGGTACACCGTCATCGGCGTCGTCGAGGACGTTCTGGTCGACGATCTCCGCCGTACGTCGCGCGAGCCGATGGTGTACCTGCCTGGCGCGTCGACGTCACCCGCGTACGTAATCAAGTCCGCGCGGGCCGACACGCTCGCTCCCGAGGTCCGCGCCATCATCCGGGAAGTGGTCCCGCAATCGCCGATGTATCGCGTATTCACGATGCAGGACCTCGCCGCGAAGGCGACGGCCACCTTGTCGTTCACGATGATCATGGTCAGCATTGCCGCGGTCCTCGCGCTCATTCTCGGCGCCGTCGGCCTCTACGCGGTGCTGTCCTACGGAGTGACGCGGCGGACGCAGGAGATCGGCGTGCGGATGGCCCTGGGCGCCGCGGCACAGTCGGTGCGCTGGATGTTCGTCTGGCAGGGCACGCGCGTGGCGCTCGCCGGTGTGGCCGCGGGAGCGCTGGCCGCGATGGCGCTCACACGTTACATCCAGACGCTGCTCTTCGGCGTGGCGCGGCTGGACCCGCTCGCGTTCGCCGGAATGTCCGCGGTGATGCTGGCCGTGGCGTTCCTGGCCAGCTACGTTCCGGCGCGCCGCGCGTCCCGTGTCGATCCTCTCGTTGCACTGCGCCGTGAATAG
- a CDS encoding sigma-70 family RNA polymerase sigma factor encodes MTTTTPPAGFAELYERHYEAVYRAALRVTGNPADAEDVLQTVFLRVLATGAEADEVMRPNAYFKRAAVNAAVDVLRRREFRADAVYDDRAPHAAVHTPFLLKERLRRAIATLDRDDASLFLLRHVEGLTNDELAGLFRLEKNNVAVRLHRIRQRLQAEMER; translated from the coding sequence ATGACGACCACGACCCCGCCCGCGGGGTTCGCCGAGCTCTACGAGCGCCACTACGAGGCGGTCTACCGGGCAGCGCTCCGCGTCACGGGCAATCCGGCCGACGCCGAAGACGTCCTGCAGACGGTCTTCCTCCGCGTCCTGGCCACCGGCGCTGAGGCCGACGAGGTGATGCGGCCGAACGCCTATTTCAAGCGCGCCGCCGTCAACGCCGCGGTGGACGTGCTGCGGCGCCGCGAGTTTCGCGCGGATGCGGTTTACGACGATCGCGCGCCGCACGCCGCCGTCCACACGCCGTTTCTGTTGAAGGAACGGCTTCGGCGCGCCATCGCGACCCTCGACCGCGACGACGCAAGCCTGTTCCTGCTGCGTCACGTCGAGGGGCTGACGAACGACGAACTGGCGGGGTTGTTCCGGTTGGAGAAGAACAACGTGGCCGTGAGGCTCCATCGAATCCGGCAGCGGCTGCAGGCCGAGATGGAGCGCTAG